In Setaria viridis chromosome 5, Setaria_viridis_v4.0, whole genome shotgun sequence, the genomic stretch TCTTATGCAACGATCTGCTGTATGCGACTGATTTTCTATGTGAAATGTCGACGAAGCCAACAGTCAGTTAGAATAGAAAGAACATAGTATCTACATATTCAATAGAAAGAACCGGAAGCAATGAGCAGCAGAGCATATATACTGTACGTGTCATGCAACGAACACAAAAAAATTGACATGCCCAGTGTCCAACCCAAAGCTAATTAGTCCTTGACGGATGACTGGGTTGAAGCCCCTCTCAGGGCCACATCACGTCGACCTCTATCCTGGACGACGCAAGGTCCTCGAAGGACTccttccccctctcctcccGCGCCCTCCCTGTCCCGGTGGCCGGCCGTTCGTTCTGCTTGGTGGCCGACGCCTCGGTCACGGCGGGTCGGAACTCCCTCGGGCTGAGGCGGGCGCCCATGATGTAGCGGTCGGCCGCCAGCACGCTAGCGCTCTCGCCGCCCAGCAGCTCTGACAGCAGCAGCACGATGGACGCCATGAGAATGAGATGACAGATGAGCAGCAAGCAGCCCCCGATGGATGGATCGCACGACTGCACGAGTGGGATTGGAATGAACAGACGGGCGAAGGGACACTCCTGATTCCTGAAGGAGCTGGTGTGGTTGTGCACCGGAGGAATCAGTTTGCTGCGCTCCGGAAGGGGAGAGGCGGGAGATTTATGCAGGATGCGTGAGGCTGCTCCGGTCGTGGCATTGGCATGCAGCCGCGGGATTTCGTCACGTGTTGTCTCGCCTTGCGGGCGCGCATACGCCTGCGCGGGCGTCAGCTGGCTGCGGACGCCGCTGGGTCGTCTGGCGACCAAAACAGCAGCGTGCCTCGCGTGCACccggcatgttcgcttcagcttatcagccgatTTATCAGTCACcgaataatatttttctctcataacaaattaaccgtttcaacttttcagccggcttataagtccagccgaacagaccATAGATGTTCCCTGAGCCTGATGACTGAGGAAGGAGCGGACGGGGCCACCGGCTGATTGCGTCATCAAGTTGGACCGGACGGGTGGCAGATCGCAGAACAGGGGCCTCCCGGCGTTtggtgtttggttgcctggttggTGCGTCTGCTTACTCTTTGGGTGCCTACGTCATCCATTTTTTAGTTATTTATCAGCGTGCGTGAGAAGAATATGCCATTCATGTGTTCACTGTTAATTGGCTGTTTAAATTCATGACAAACGGAGTGGTCGGTTCGCTCGTCAGTTCGTCGTGCAGGCTGATGAAGAGCCAGGCTGCTGAGAGCAGCCGCCAGCCGGAAATCAGCGGATCCCAGCCCACAGCCTTGTCGCCTCTGTCAGCAACCTGGCCCGGTTCGCCTGCCTCGGCCGGTGGGCGGGTTTGCGGCTCGCGGTTCGGGTGCGCCGAGCACGCCTGGTGCGCAGCCGCGGATGCAGTTTGGAATGATTCCCGAGTACATCCTAATGGACAGGCCGGGGCATTGGAATTGGAATAGCCCCACAACAGAAGGAAAATAGGTTACTCGCGAATGAGTCTGTCAACTAGAGCAGCCAAATGGTTGGCACCCGCCACGCACCACGGACGAGTAGCGTCCCTGATGTCATCAACGAGCTTGGCTATCGGCTTCTCCAGATTGTTGAAAATTCTGTTGTTGCGAGGGAGTGAGTTCCTTTCGTTGCAGCGTCCATAGCACTTCCCGCCAGGGAGTGAGTTCCTTTCGTTGCAGCGTCCATAGCACTTCCCGCCAAATCAAAGAACCAACCCACCAAATCCGCATCTTCGTTCCAAGCATCGGGGTGCGGAGATGCACAGCCAGACCAACTGCTGACTGCTCGCCAAATAGAAGATGTAGCTGGACACTCCGCGAAGAGGTGATGTGCCGTCTCAAGACTTCTGTAACACATCGGGCAGAAATAAGAGTTGAGCCATTCTCTGAGAAGCAATATATCGACTGTCCAAACTCTGTTTTGGAGGAGCAACCACATGAAAAACTTGCACCTGGAGGGAGCTCAGACCTTCCAAACCATCTTGGGAAAGGATGAGAAGAAACCACCTTCAAACTGCATGTCGTATGCTGATCTTGCAGAGTATTCACCAGAAGCCGTTCGTGTCCCAATTATTGTGTCATGATTAAAGTGAACATACTCAATTAATCCCCATAGCTTGACAAATTCATCCAGAAGTGGTACCGTGGGATCATGCGTAACATCTCTAATCCATTGGTCATTCTACATTGCCTCTGCTACTGTTCTATTCTTCATCTTGCTATGCTTGTACAGGTGTGAAAAGAGCAAAGCCTTGCGCTGCCATCGAACCAACTTGACATCCAGAAGGTAGCGGTGCGCCCATTATTTACCGTTACCTTCGTTGCTGCGGCGAAAAGAGCCATGTCCACTTCATCAACAGGTAACTCCATGCCAACCTAGGGACGCTCTGGGTATTTTCATTGGAACCAGAGCCCCAACGCAAACGAAGTGCTCGATTGAAAGCATCAAGATCAGTAATCCCTAGACCGCGATGTGCAGGTGCATCCGCGGCTGCGCACCTGCTGCCGGtttctcgccgccgccatcgcgccAGGCCTGGAAATAGCATTGAAATGTTGAATTCGCTCGCGGTAAACAACACGGTGGAAACAAATCCTTGTGAAGGCTACCTTGATCGAAGATTAATTATTACGACAGATTCATCAAGATGCCGACGGCTTCATGTGATTTGCGCATGCATGTACCTGATcatagagcaactccaagagagttgcTATCCAACTCtctaagctaaaatttagcaactcaATATGAAAATCTTGCTCCGGACTTGCCATCTTCCTTGCTATCCCATCTGAATTGCCAAATCCCTCCTCCCGTTGGCCAAACTTGTCAACCCAACCTGCCTTCCCATCTACCTTGCCAAGTGTGGGCCCCATATCAGCCACAACATCTTCCCTTTCCTCACACGTCGCTTCCTCTCGGAAGTTGCCACCGCGTCACCGTCGACTGGTCGGGACGGAGCAAAGGGAGCTCGGGGAGGAGCCGGCGGGAAGGACGGAGCGGCACAGCAAAGGCTGTGCGGGGAGGAGCTAGCCGGCGGCCTCCATCCACCGCGGAGACACCGCGACGCGGCGCGCCAGGTCAAGCACCTCCTGGATCCGTGCGGCGAGCTCCCCCGTCGAGCGCTGTCGTCCTCCCCACGTCGCATCGGCATCGTCGCCGGCCCTCCCGTCCGAGCCGACGCCAGCGGGGTCTGCGGGCCGCCGCTTCCCGGCGGAGTTCCAGCGCCAGCAGCTCCAAGGCCTAGGTGCAGGAGAGGGATGGGGAGGGGGCGCCAGTGGTGTGACGGCGGAGGCAGGAGGGGGATAGTGAGGGGGATGGGAAGAAGGGgaaaggaaggagggaggaaggggatgacgCGTGGGACCCACACGTCAGTGTGTGGAGAGGGAGAGTTGAAGGTAGCCGTTGGTATTTGGAGAGTGGaaaatggatagtctgttggaACGAACAACTCAATATGAAGAGAAATATTTTTACCAACTCAAATAGAGAGTCAAGTAGAGAGAAAAATGGAGAGTTGTTGGATATGCTCCGGCCGACTGGCAAACTTTTGACGGCATCAGGCGACGGTCCGATCCGGCCGGCTCTTTGACGTTGTCGCTGGCGTCAGCCGACGGCCGCTGTTCTCGTGCGGCTGACGGCTGGCATCTCTGCTACCTGACTGCCCTTGCCGAGGCCCCGCCGCTTGGATCCAGAACGCGATCGAGCGCGTCACACCGTGGCAAAAAGGCTAGCGGTAACACCGTAACAGAGCGCGCGCAGCAGCAACTTTCAAAGCTTGCACGGTAAGTTCGCAACAAAAATTGGCAATGCACGGATGAGTTTGAATCGTCTTAGGGCGACCACAATGGGAGGCAAAAGTAGTCTAAAAGCAATAAACGATTCCCTCAACCAGTCCAAATACATTGTAGAACACTCCATGTAGCAGTCCATAATTTAGGTACCCATGAGCAATAAACAAATACTCAATTGTGGGACCCAGCTTActatctcttttttcttttaagtccttgtttacttcacccctaacttccaactttggcactatgcaaaaagaagattccccatcacatcaaacttgcggtacatgcatggagtgctaaatgtagacgaaatcaaaaactaattgcacatttttgttgtactttgcgagacgaatcttttgagcctaattagtcaatatttagacaataattcacaaatacaaacgaaacgctacagtgccgcatttatggcaaa encodes the following:
- the LOC117854524 gene encoding uncharacterized protein, which produces MASIVLLLSELLGGESASVLAADRYIMGARLSPREFRPAVTEASATKQNERPATGTGRAREERGKESFEDLASSRIEVDVMWP